Below is a genomic region from Pirellulales bacterium.
GTGGGTTCGCGCGTGCGAGGCCGAGATGTGACGCGCGCTCGATCGAGTTGGAGCCGGACAGCGTCCACCTCGTCCTTACATCGCCCCCTTACTGGACTCTGAAGGAGTACCGCGACTCGGACGGCCAACTGGGACACGTGGATGACTACGAAGAGTTTCTCGATGAACTCGACCAGGTTTGGCAGCGCGCGTTCGACGCGCTCGTGCCGGGTGGACGTCTCATCATCGTAGTGGGTGACGTCTGCCTTTCGCGCCGCAAGAACAAGGGCCGTCATACAGTGGTTCCTCTGCACGCGTCGATCCAGGAACGTTGCCGCAAGATCGGCTACGACAATCTCGCTCCGATCATCTGGCACAAGATCGCCAATGCCGTGTACGAAGTCGAGAATGGGAATGGTGGCGGTTTTCTCGGTAAGCCATACGAGCCTAACGCGGTCATCAAGAACGACATTGAATTCATTCTCATGCAGCGCAAGCCGGGGGGGTATCGCAAACCCTCGGTAACGTCGCGCGTACTCAGCCTAATCTCCGAAGCACAGCACCGCGAATGGTTCCAGCAGATCTGGCAGGGGCTGACGGGGGCGTCGACAAAAGATCATCCGGCTCCTTATCCCGTCGAGTTGGCTGAAAGGCTCATTCGCATGTTCAGCTTCGCCGGGGATACGGTCCTCGATCCCTTCATGGGCACGGCATCCACGAACATCGCGGCCAGCCGTTGCGGACGCAATAGTATCGGCACCGAGGTGGATCCGCACTACTACGCTTACGCGAAAAAGCGAATGCGCGAGCATACCGGCAGTCTCTTCGGCACTGCCAGTGTGCGTACCGACGACTAACGAAACCTCGCCGAATAAGCCTCGGCGATGCGGCGAATAAAAGTGTCGTAGTGGTCGCGGTCGCCGGGTTGCGGTGCAGGCGGATCGGTCCAAAGGGCAGCGGGACCTTGGTTATCGCAGTCGAGAATCACG
It encodes:
- a CDS encoding site-specific DNA-methyltransferase, with amino-acid sequence MEPDSVHLVLTSPPYWTLKEYRDSDGQLGHVDDYEEFLDELDQVWQRAFDALVPGGRLIIVVGDVCLSRRKNKGRHTVVPLHASIQERCRKIGYDNLAPIIWHKIANAVYEVENGNGGGFLGKPYEPNAVIKNDIEFILMQRKPGGYRKPSVTSRVLSLISEAQHREWFQQIWQGLTGASTKDHPAPYPVELAERLIRMFSFAGDTVLDPFMGTASTNIAASRCGRNSIGTEVDPHYYAYAKKRMREHTGSLFGTASVRTDD